CAGTGTGTGAATTGTCTAAAATACAGCAAGTATATTATTATAGGGACCAGGGAGAGCGCAAAATTGGAACTAGAGATGTTAGTGAgccgagctactcgcgagtagctcgcgagtagctcggtcaacaactcgactcgaactcgagttgTTTCGAGTAGCTCGACTCCacatcgagtcgagtttcgagtcTCATTTTTCGGGCTCGTGGCTCGTCGAGTAGCTCGACGAGCCGCgttaaatatttataatttaaataatatatatttattataattataaaatgactatTATGGATATAGATTTTATAGAATTTACAATATACCCTTCTTTATAATAAAATCCTATAAtggcaaaaaaataataacataattataaaaaacactaaaaagaaaaaatgtctacaaaaaaaaggaagaaaagactTTCTTCCTTCTCTGTGCGACTTTCTTCTCCGTTCGAAGAAAGCCTagcaaaaaaattcactttaccAGCCGGCAGCCACTGACTCTGACTGATTTAGATCTACACCCTCACTCCGTTCGTCGCCGACGCCGTTGCTCGCCGCATCTGTGAGACTCCATCTCCATCGCCATCGCCATCGCCATCGCCATCGCcttaacaagtcccaagtcccaaGTCCGAAATCGAAGCTGCTCTCTGCCTCTCCGGCCTCCGCCAGTCCGCCGCGCTCTACGTCTCCTGTCGGCTGTGTCCTGCCGTGCTGGTTCATCGCTGCCGAGTGTCGAAGACGAAGCACCAAGATCTCACTAGTTCATCGCTGGTTCATCACTGCTCATCTCTGGCTCACTTAGGTAAGTGCTCCTCTGTTTTTGGCTCTGTGTCTCTGGCATTAAAATGGGCCAAGATCGACTAGGAAACTTGTTATCCTGAATTGATAAGGGGACGAAATCTCTCAGAGACCCAGAGATTTCAATCCATCTGCCATTATCCTATTACTCTcggccaaaaaaaataaaaaaataaaaaaaagaaccgACGGGAAACAGAGGAGGAGCAGCCGCCACTGCTGGGTCGTCGGAGTTTGCCCATACCGCCACGGTTATCCAATTCTTCATTTAAAACGCCCCGTGAGCTATTCTTTGCTTTCCAACTTGAATTTCAATTTGATATTTTCTGGAACCATCTTTTGCTAGtttcttcttgaatttttttaatctgGAGTTATTTACAATTTTCATGGCTGAGTATACTCTTTGGCCTTTGTTGGACCGAAATCGTATTTTGATTACAAGTTTTGGGTCTTTCTTTCGTTGGAATTTGATGGGATCTTTAGAATTTTCGTATGCCCTTCTACTGTTTGAAGAAATGCCTAAACGAGAACTTGAAATAAAGAGACAAATCTCTTGTATCTGTGCTCGTGGGGAGCAGCTCCTATCAGTCCAACGCTGATAGGAGCCCGTGGGTTCGGCGGAAATCCATCAAAGACCCAGAGATTTGCTAGTAATAGTATACGTCATATGAGGCATCTGCGGATTTCTAAGTATTTCAATTCTGTGGGCGCTCAAGAAGCGCCAAATACCTGATGCAGATTTAGGAATCGTGCAATATTTATgtaaataattttaatttgtgctcTTAAAAAAATCAGACTTAGGATAATGGTGTGCAAAAATATAGCTAAGACTGACTTCAAAATCCTTTGTGTTATGATTTGACCAACTAGGTGTGATGAATTTGCCCAAATTCGGATTTGAGCAACCTCACATGCTTGTTTGAGATAATTGTTTGTCTCTCAATTTGGTGGCTCAGCTCATGTTTTGCtgagttttgaaattttgtggggAATTTTGGTTAGTTTGGGTACTTTTGCAGCACACTTAGGAACTATGATTCGAGGAATTAGAATCATCCATATTTTCTGCTCTTGTGGGCACCTACCGTTGGTGGGTAATTGCTGAATTTGAAAGTTTCATGTCAAGCAATCCAGCAAGTGggaatttcccttttttcttctctattCTTCTTTGTGGTGAATCTGATTTTTAGGGGTGTTAAAGATGCTAACTGTGGGAGGTAGAATGTGGATACTTTTGGTTGTATTTGTATTGATGAATCATGGATTTTATGCCTCATTTACTCCAGCTGATAGCTACTTGCTTGCCTTTGAATCTTCCCAAAACGTCACCTTTGATCTGGTTTTTTGGTCAAATCGAGTCAAAAAGCTTGATAAGACTCGACTTGATAAGGCTCGATTAAAgatcgagccttatcgagtcgagtctcgagcCTAAATGAAATTCTTCGAGTCGATCTTCGAGTATCGATTTTCGGGctcgatcgagctcgagtcgagctcgagcttctgTGTgtatgagtcgagtcgagctcgagtatagcgatactcgagctcgacttgacTCGATTACATCCCTAATTGGAACACAAACGTGCATTATTAATCCCCTGCTTGCAAAATTGTCTTTTTGTTGTTCATCCACAATTCCCGACTTTTGTGTCCCCCAACCCAACTTTTGGACGACATTAGGGGCTTATTTGTGCATGCAAAACTCGTGCACCAAGATGCTATCACTGTGCAATATAACAACAGGCCCTGTGACCTGTAACGCAATTCCAATTGTTTGATCCTGCACCAGCGTGATTGTGTGTTTTAACAGTAGTGCCGTTTGTATTgtgatttttaaaaatttttataaagaaaaatattgtaACGATTGGATTTAATATATATgacttaaaataataattaaaaaatattatatatatatatattttttttttctgtaaaaaatcacaattcaagcAAGGGCGCTTGACGTTTACAGTAAAACGTAAAAGTTTTACCGTGGATGTACGAGATAAATGTTTTTTACACGCCACGTCGTGTTAGAAGCACGAAGAAGCGGAGGCTTTGGCTTGCCATGAATTGTTCGCATGGAGTAGAGTAGAGTGGGTGACACGTTCCCTATACTATAGAGGCCGTGCTACTTGGCACGGAATTCTGGAataagtacaaaagttaaacCCCACTTTACTGCTCTGTGAAGGCCAATAATGTCTCTCACTCATCCTGATTACTCCTTTTACTCAATCCGTCTGCTCTGCACAAAAACAACCACAAAATTACCATATTTGTTTTAATCAGGGCCCCCATTTCTATTTCACCGTTCCTAGCTAGAGCGGTTAATCGAACCGAATAGCTCGCGAGCCAAGTTCGATCCGATTCGATAAGGGGTTCAACTCAGTTAGTTTAATGAGAGAAAGGAGCCGATCTCGAATTCAACTTTACGCTTATTTAATAGATGAGCCGAGTTATGCTCGACTCGTTTAGGCTCGAATGGTAAGATCATTTCATTgtgtatttgatatttttacctAATTCATTCTCTCATTTCTAGTCctacttttttctttcctctttcggTCTTGCCCCTAATATTCATCTCCCAAACGAGCTTGAGCTTAATAAACTCGGCTCgattttgaactcgagttcgactcgtTTGAACTTAATAAACTCGGCTCAATTTTAAATTCGAGTTCGAGGTCGAACTCGAGTTTTCGATCGAGTATACCGAGTCGATCTCGAACAGCTTGTGAAACTTGAATTACTAATCGAGCAAACTCGAACTAGCTCAATTAGAGATTCGAGTCAAACTCGATTATCGTGTGCTCGAATTTGactcgattaacagctctactCCTAGCTATCtcttacgttttttttttttttacacccgATCCACAAGAAGACTATATAGTGTTGAGTCAAAATAGTTATCCGTCCTACAAATGAGATACTAGTTCAAGCTTGGAGTGCAGAAGCAATTTCTTATTCGTAGTCTCTAGCAAGTAATGGAAATATGTTGATGCTTCCACCCCCAATGTACAAAAATAATTACTCCCCGGTTTTCTGGTTGAACCGTGTAGAAGAAAAAATTATTGGAGCTCATGGGtatgatgtcataaataaacCAGTAGTAATTAATCTAATCTGATCTTGGATTATCAGTAACCGTACCGAATACTGGACTATTCACCAACATTGTGGCCGATTGCTTTTACTCCTATCTTCTACTATTATACTCACAAAAGTGCCACCATTTTAACATCATCTTACATATATAATCAAAAGTGTTTAAAAGGTCTCAGGACCTTTGGCTACTTATATTTCACGGAAAGGGTCTCTTCAACCTTGACAGGCAGCAGAACAAATATTAAAACCGACTCACTCTCACTGCCTATACTGTAATGCTTAATTTTTTAAGGAGCATCGCCGGGCCAAGAGTCGCTATTTGCTGCTGCAAGACTAATTGATAATAAAGCTCGATGCCACCTCACAAATCACACTTCCGAAATGTCAACTATGAAAGCCTTGACTTTCATGAAAACAAATGTTCTAATTGTTGTCATGATCCCCTTCCCATATCTTTACCAGAGTACTCGCCGCTGCCACCAAATGTTGCCGCTGCAGCAGCAGCAACATCAAGGCCGCCACCAATTGATGTCATTAAGGCAGAAAATCCGCCTGATGGGCCTCCACCAGCTGCCATCCCCAATCCAAGAAGGTCAAGGGTAGTATGCTTGGGACCGAATACAGATGGAGTCCCCAACATCAGTTCCTTCAAGCTAGACCCACCGTCACATGGCAGCCCAAGTCCCAGGCCTGCTGCCAATGATGCACTATCAGACTCAATTCCCCTCCCACTCCACTCCTGCTGCCCGCTGGAAGCTGACGCCGAAGAAACAATCCCGAACCCTCTCAGGAGTGAAGCATTAGTTGCTGCTGCTCCAATCTGAGCAGCTTTTTGCAGTAATGCTGTTGCAGACATGGCAGGTTGTGGTGCAGGCGCATACTGCCTACGCTCTTGCCCTGCTGTTCCAAAAATTGATGAACCGTGACTTGTAGCAAGACAGAGGGATATGGGTTCCGTGGAAGAAGACGCTACGACTTCAGATGCATTCTCAGGACGAGCCACAGCTCTAAACAAGTCAGTAAATTCAGGTGTTTGAGATTGCAAGCTTGCCGATGTTGTTGATGAGGCAAATAAGCTTGCAAACACGCTGCTGCTAGTACTTCCATGACTGCTTGAGCTGCTGCTGCTACCACAGCTGCCGGTTAAGCTGGTCACAACAGATGTTTCCTCTAGAATCTGAGGTGGAGCGGGACTTTGCTTGGGATTTTCAGGTCCCTCTGTTGAATTaaacaaatcatataaaaaGAAtgagcgaaaaaaaaaaaagagcattcCCTGGTAAAGAAGCAAGAAATGACGAAAGTATAACCTTTCTTATTAAAGAGCTTTGTATATGATTAAAAGAGATTCAATAATACCCTCCTTTCTCGGCATCAACTTAACTTTTAGCTTTTGGCTGGATCTCTGTCCATTCTTTACCAAAAGATTGCTTAGATTCAATctcaattttttattcataGTTGAGATATGGTTTTCCCCAATTGAAGTTAGTAGTAGTTCATCCTTGTTCTTATAGCAAGGGAGTAAATCTAGTCAACCATAGATGCAGATAACAACAAAGAAGGGGAACAGACAAAAACAACTAGACTCCAAGATTAATAGACAAAGAAACAACAACAAcagtttgcttttcttttcttttttcccggCAAAAGTATGATATACATCCGACAAAACCCGGACTACAGAGCTACATAACTACCCATCATCAGCAGTAGGTGGAGGAGGCTGAGCTACAAATTGGCAGTTTCGAGCAGAAATACCTGGATTTTGAACAGGCAAAGCTGAAGATACTAAAGCAGCTGGTGGAGGAGGCTGAACTGCTACCGAAGGTGGTGGTGATGAGGATGCAAGTGTTTGAAGCTTCGGCTCCTCATCATCAGCAGTAGGAGCTGGAAGTGCCTCAACTGTCTGTGCTTTTGCACTCTCCTCAGCTAATGCATCACAAAAAGCTCTGTGTGTAATAAAGCTATCCCTCCTGCAATCATCAAACAGACATTAACATCATTcttgaaaataaaaagaaaaacagagggaaAAATTTATCTTAACAAGGTAGGGAAAAGATCAGTTAACCTTGAAAACAGAGTCCCACAATCACATTTATATTCTCTAGTTCCACAAATCTTTGAATGAGCTTTCCAATCAGACTGAACAGCATATTTCTTCGAACACTTGTCGCATTTCCACTTCTTTTCGCCATGTTTTCTGCAGAAATGCTTCTTAATTCCGGTCAAATCGCCCAATGCTCGAGAAGGATCGTGGTGAACACAGGTGAGTTCAGGGCATACATAAACTCTCTTCTTGACCTCTTTGCTCGATCTCTGCCTAAGTTTCCAAGGCAAATTATGTCCTCTCCGATGCAGCTGCAAATTCTGGTCCCTTTGGAACCCTTTATTGCAAATTTCGCACACAAATCTATTTGTTGCCAACAGAGTCTTTGGTGACAAAGCAATCACCTCTGCATCCGGATctaagagaaaaacaaaatgaaacttCAGCAATAAGCAAAAACAGATTACCAGTCTTTTTATGTTTTCCTTTCTGGCTCTTTTACCTGGCATGCCTGGGAGATTTCGTTTTTTCTTGGCAGATGATGTAGGAGGGGCTGCCGCTTGATTGCCTGAAGAAGAAGCACTGGCATCACCGGAAGCGGTAGAATCATTCATGACAGAAGAGTTATCCATATCGGCAGGCATGGAAAGAGTACTGGAGTTGTTAAAAGGGATTTTTAGACTGCTAGAAAGGGAAATTTTGGGGCATTTATGCTGCAAAAAAACTTTTAGGATATAAAGCTCCTTTTTCGTTTCTACGGCTTATGGTCACAGCACTCAGCTCTCAGACTTGTGTATCTATCCACCAGTCAatctaatttaaaaaaaaaaaaatatatcgcCAACTACCAACTACGATCAACTTTTGACCACGACCAGATCAGAAATGAGCTAATTAGCAAATCCCACTTCACAGAACCACCACCTGTAAGCTCTGCAGATAACGGAATCAGAGTCGCCAGAGAATTATCGCCGGTGAGCACGACATGAGTATCTTCAGCTAAAAGAAGATGAAATTTTGCTATACTTCATGAGGTTTCTAGAACATGGACCTTAAATCTAGGTAGCTGTTCACCTGTCTAATAACCAGAAAACATTTCAGCACCGAGCTTCTTGAATTTCCGGTGACGTTTTCTCCGATGCAAATGCCGGAAATTGGGCTGGGGAGCAGTACTTTCAAGAAGACGGCTCAGAAAACTAGATGAAAGAGGAAATTTAGGagggcagagagagagagagaagaagatgtGAAAGTCTTCTTGTGTTTGGTCTACAGTCGTGTAATGTTTAGATCATAGAACAGGTAGCCGATgtggatttgattaaagaagAGCTAATAAATTAATTAGAAATCATCAACAGTAAATGGGGAGAAGGGCGAAAGATAATGACGGGTTAAGTTTTGTGGCTCACTTTTTAACCACGGTTTCATTGTTGACCTGACCATACGGTGTGGTAGAGTTTCAGTTAAAAACAGAAGAGTTTAATGATGGTGCAGAGTGCAGACTGCAACTCTGCTAGTGCTGCTCAAAATGTTTTCGACGTGGGATTGGGACACGTACGTTTAGCTTTCGATAAAAATTAGTGATTATTGTAGTgttttttcagaaaaaaaaaaaagaaagctataataatatatttcagAAATATTTTATTAGTGTAGTTTacagaaataataataattatattaGTGTATATT
The genomic region above belongs to Coffea arabica cultivar ET-39 chromosome 7c, Coffea Arabica ET-39 HiFi, whole genome shotgun sequence and contains:
- the LOC113698808 gene encoding zinc finger protein GAI-ASSOCIATED FACTOR 1, with translation MPADMDNSSVMNDSTASGDASASSSGNQAAAPPTSSAKKKRNLPGMPDPDAEVIALSPKTLLATNRFVCEICNKGFQRDQNLQLHRRGHNLPWKLRQRSSKEVKKRVYVCPELTCVHHDPSRALGDLTGIKKHFCRKHGEKKWKCDKCSKKYAVQSDWKAHSKICGTREYKCDCGTLFSRRDSFITHRAFCDALAEESAKAQTVEALPAPTADDEEPKLQTLASSSPPPSVAVQPPPPAALVSSALPVQNPEGPENPKQSPAPPQILEETSVVTSLTGSCGSSSSSSSHGSTSSSVFASLFASSTTSASLQSQTPEFTDLFRAVARPENASEVVASSSTEPISLCLATSHGSSIFGTAGQERRQYAPAPQPAMSATALLQKAAQIGAAATNASLLRGFGIVSSASASSGQQEWSGRGIESDSASLAAGLGLGLPCDGGSSLKELMLGTPSVFGPKHTTLDLLGLGMAAGGGPSGGFSALMTSIGGGLDVAAAAAATFGGSGEYSGKDMGRGS